The proteins below are encoded in one region of Metabacillus dongyingensis:
- a CDS encoding GNAT family N-acetyltransferase — translation MSHIYRLARLEDAEELLGLTLRAYEPIRKLNIKFPAATADLELVKQNIIQHTCYVLEVDQSIVSTITIRRFEEITDLPCVWWFAVDTEFKGKGYGKRILQYVEEDILRDRLNAKAVALGTSDRHPWLIEMYERNGYVRFYERDYGEEGKGVFLKKELVHELSQNL, via the coding sequence ATGAGTCATATATATAGATTAGCGAGACTCGAAGATGCAGAAGAGCTCTTGGGATTGACACTGAGAGCCTATGAACCTATTAGAAAGCTGAACATTAAATTTCCTGCAGCTACAGCAGATTTAGAGCTCGTAAAGCAAAACATCATACAGCACACTTGTTATGTTTTAGAAGTAGACCAATCGATTGTATCAACGATTACAATCAGACGATTTGAAGAAATTACGGATCTTCCATGTGTTTGGTGGTTTGCAGTGGATACAGAATTTAAAGGAAAGGGATATGGAAAAAGGATATTGCAGTATGTTGAAGAGGACATATTAAGAGACCGTTTAAATGCAAAGGCAGTTGCACTTGGAACTTCAGATCGTCATCCTTGGTTAATTGAAATGTATGAGAGAAATGGTTACGTCCGATTTTACGAAAGGGACTACGGAGAAGAAGGAAAAGGCGTGTTTTTGAAAAAGGAACTTGTTCATGAATTATCACAAAATCTTTAA
- a CDS encoding amino acid ABC transporter substrate-binding protein — translation MRKIGSIFLLILLLTITAGCGEKPTTNAEGEDKTGEVKKVIVGTGTQFPNICFIDENGKLTGYDVEVIRAIDKLLPEYEFDFKTMEFSNLLLSLETKKIDMIAHNMAQNEERKKKFLFNDETYNYSPLYITVNVDTDDVESLDDLHGRKIIVGATSNAAVFLEKYNNEHSNKINIVYAGQGSDDATTQLKNGRVDATLATPFAVDFSNKAVDAEQKVVGDIIINSKVYFLFNKAESELKEQVDEALKQLKENGTLANLSKKWLGDDYSVESN, via the coding sequence ATGAGAAAAATAGGATCTATCTTTCTACTTATCCTTTTACTTACAATAACAGCAGGATGCGGTGAAAAACCAACGACAAATGCTGAAGGTGAAGATAAAACCGGTGAAGTGAAAAAAGTGATTGTTGGAACCGGGACCCAGTTTCCCAACATTTGTTTTATTGATGAAAACGGGAAATTAACAGGGTATGACGTGGAAGTTATCCGTGCCATTGATAAGCTCTTACCTGAATATGAATTTGATTTTAAAACCATGGAATTCTCTAATCTTCTCTTAAGTCTCGAAACGAAGAAGATTGATATGATTGCCCATAATATGGCTCAGAATGAAGAAAGAAAAAAGAAATTCTTATTTAATGATGAAACATACAATTATTCGCCGCTTTATATCACTGTCAATGTGGATACTGATGATGTTGAATCACTTGACGACTTACATGGCAGAAAAATCATTGTCGGCGCAACAAGCAACGCGGCTGTCTTTTTGGAGAAATACAATAATGAACACAGCAATAAGATCAACATTGTTTATGCCGGGCAGGGATCAGACGATGCAACAACTCAGTTGAAAAATGGCCGTGTGGATGCAACGCTTGCCACGCCATTTGCGGTAGATTTCAGCAATAAAGCTGTTGATGCAGAACAAAAGGTTGTTGGTGATATCATTATTAATTCTAAGGTGTATTTCTTGTTTAATAAGGCTGAATCGGAGTTGAAGGAACAAGTTGATGAAGCGCTTAAGCAGCTTAAAGAAAATGGAACGCTGGCTAATCTGAGCAAAAAGTGGCTTGGAGATGATTATTCAGTTGAATCAAATTAA
- a CDS encoding recombinase family protein: MDLNKIIKTLQEKQVDIHFFKDNLSFKVNETANPLKSLLFNVLGSFGQFERDIIVERTSEGSERAKLRGNHMGRPSQPRKNIEGALRIYYSRNTNGLSVKNSLVCLKQFNMQKLERNVQTT; the protein is encoded by the coding sequence ATTGATTTAAATAAAATTATAAAAACACTGCAAGAAAAACAAGTTGATATCCATTTTTTCAAAGATAATTTATCTTTTAAGGTCAATGAAACAGCAAACCCTCTAAAATCTTTATTATTCAATGTTTTAGGTTCTTTTGGGCAGTTTGAAAGAGATATAATAGTTGAACGAACATCTGAAGGCAGTGAAAGAGCAAAATTGAGAGGTAACCACATGGGGCGTCCTTCACAACCAAGAAAGAATATAGAAGGAGCCTTACGAATATATTATAGTAGAAACACGAATGGATTAAGCGTGAAAAACTCACTAGTGTGCCTAAAGCAATTTAATATGCAGAAATTAGAAAGAAACGTGCAAACAACTTAG
- a CDS encoding LLM class flavin-dependent oxidoreductase — MSIKLSILDQSPIGENDTAADALKQTVDLAILAEKWGYHRFWVSEHHNSEELAGSAPEALISYLLAKTKQIRIGSGGVMLQHYSPYKVAEIFNVLSSLAPGRVDLGIGKAPGGLPLSTRALQQNLLKGGQSIQEKLSDLKSLMHNSLHEKHELYGVKAYPIPPEPAHLFLLGASENSAKLAAELNISFVYAQFINGDPNELKKSLQAYLNGGGNNQDFHLALSIIVADTDREAENLRGESKLIRVNLESGRHVTVKSIEQAEKFAEQAGESYSIEEQVAAIIYGSKATVRRQVLELQNSLGINEIIVSTPLVDVEAKQKSFSLLGEAFTEGDVDSDKFLTKVGTE; from the coding sequence GTGTCAATAAAATTGAGCATTCTTGATCAAAGTCCGATTGGAGAAAATGATACAGCAGCAGATGCGTTAAAACAAACAGTGGATCTGGCAATACTTGCAGAGAAATGGGGTTATCACCGTTTTTGGGTATCTGAGCATCATAATTCAGAGGAATTAGCTGGCTCTGCGCCAGAAGCTCTCATTTCCTACCTTCTGGCAAAAACCAAACAGATTCGAATAGGTTCTGGCGGAGTTATGCTTCAACATTATAGTCCATATAAAGTCGCTGAAATCTTCAACGTTTTGTCATCTTTAGCTCCAGGAAGAGTGGATTTGGGAATAGGAAAAGCTCCGGGCGGCCTGCCCCTTTCCACAAGAGCGCTTCAGCAAAATCTTTTGAAAGGTGGTCAAAGCATTCAAGAGAAATTAAGTGATTTAAAAAGTCTCATGCATAACAGCTTACATGAGAAACACGAGCTATACGGTGTGAAAGCTTATCCTATTCCTCCTGAACCAGCGCATCTTTTTCTCCTGGGAGCCAGTGAGAATAGTGCGAAGTTAGCAGCAGAATTGAACATTTCATTCGTTTATGCACAATTTATTAACGGTGATCCAAATGAACTGAAAAAATCACTGCAAGCCTACCTTAATGGGGGAGGTAACAATCAAGACTTTCATTTAGCGTTATCTATCATAGTTGCGGATACGGATCGTGAAGCAGAAAATCTCAGGGGTGAGAGTAAATTGATAAGAGTAAATCTGGAAAGCGGACGACATGTAACGGTTAAAAGCATTGAACAAGCAGAAAAATTTGCAGAACAGGCTGGTGAATCTTACTCCATAGAAGAACAAGTTGCCGCAATTATATACGGTTCAAAAGCAACGGTAAGAAGACAGGTTTTAGAATTGCAAAACAGTCTGGGGATAAATGAAATCATTGTTTCAACCCCTCTAGTGGATGTTGAGGCTAAACAAAAAAGTTTTTCACTTTTAGGTGAAGCTTTTACAGAAGGAGATGTGGATTCAGATAAATTTTTGACAAAGGTGGGAACTGAATGA
- a CDS encoding amino acid ABC transporter permease: MGKAFDLTLILDFIPKLLSYLHITLFILVFSILFGIVIGFIIAIPRIYKIPGLNRTAILFVSFMRGTPIIIQLFLIYYGLPAILQVVGVDITRMNPMNFVIITYALSSGATFSEIIRGSAANVEKGQEEAAYSIGMNKRQTFYRIILPQALLIAFPNFGNSVIGFLKDTSLAFTIGVMDMLGRGDTLIAATAHALEVYISLSIIYYIIAILLEKGFKKSEIHLQRHDYGITAN, encoded by the coding sequence ATGGGTAAAGCATTTGATTTAACCCTTATCCTGGATTTTATTCCAAAATTGCTTTCATATTTGCACATTACATTGTTTATATTAGTGTTCTCCATCCTTTTTGGGATCGTTATAGGTTTTATCATTGCGATCCCCCGAATATATAAAATTCCAGGTTTAAATCGCACGGCTATCCTATTTGTATCATTTATGCGGGGTACACCCATCATCATTCAATTGTTCTTAATTTACTATGGTTTACCAGCAATCCTGCAGGTTGTAGGTGTTGATATTACCCGAATGAACCCTATGAACTTCGTGATAATAACCTATGCGTTAAGCAGCGGTGCAACATTTTCTGAAATTATCCGCGGCAGTGCAGCAAACGTAGAAAAAGGTCAGGAAGAAGCTGCATATAGTATTGGAATGAATAAAAGACAAACGTTCTATCGAATTATTCTGCCACAGGCACTTTTAATTGCATTCCCCAATTTCGGGAACTCTGTCATTGGTTTTCTAAAAGACACATCCCTGGCGTTTACAATTGGAGTAATGGATATGCTTGGCAGGGGTGATACTCTGATTGCTGCAACAGCCCATGCGTTAGAGGTCTATATATCCTTATCTATTATCTACTATATTATCGCCATATTGCTTGAAAAAGGATTTAAAAAATCAGAAATTCATCTTCAGAGACATGACTATGGGATTACAGCAAATTAA
- a CDS encoding amino acid ABC transporter substrate-binding protein: MKKLNISAAIIALGIFLTGCGSTSDKASGGKVEAENEVKKIIVGTGTQFPNICFLDDKGRLTGYDVELVREIDKRLPDYEFEFKTMEFSNLLLSLETKKIDLIAHQMEVNEERKEKFLFNNEPYNVFPLNVVVHQDNQDIKSVKDLAGKKVIVGATSNSAVLIEKYNKENGGKINIVYSGQGSDDTKTQLKTGRADATISTPFAVDFLNDAADAQQKVVGPALSNSKVFFLLQKGDTEIRDKVDGALKEIKKDGTLTELSTKWLGADYTVAN; this comes from the coding sequence ATGAAAAAACTTAATATAAGTGCAGCCATAATTGCGTTAGGAATTTTCCTTACAGGATGCGGTTCTACCTCTGACAAGGCATCTGGCGGCAAAGTAGAGGCTGAGAATGAAGTGAAGAAAATTATAGTGGGGACAGGTACACAGTTTCCTAACATTTGCTTCTTGGATGACAAAGGAAGACTAACAGGATATGACGTAGAGCTAGTCCGTGAAATTGATAAACGTCTCCCAGATTATGAATTTGAGTTCAAAACGATGGAGTTTTCAAATCTGCTGTTAAGCCTTGAGACTAAAAAAATTGATCTTATTGCCCACCAAATGGAAGTCAATGAAGAAAGGAAGGAAAAATTTTTATTCAACAATGAACCTTATAATGTGTTTCCTCTCAATGTTGTCGTTCATCAAGATAATCAGGACATTAAGTCCGTTAAGGATCTAGCAGGAAAGAAAGTGATTGTTGGTGCGACAAGCAATTCTGCCGTACTGATTGAAAAGTACAATAAAGAGAATGGCGGAAAAATCAATATTGTTTATTCTGGGCAAGGATCAGATGATACAAAAACGCAGCTTAAAACGGGAAGAGCAGATGCAACCATCAGCACTCCATTTGCAGTTGATTTTCTAAATGATGCTGCAGATGCACAGCAAAAAGTCGTCGGTCCAGCATTATCTAATTCAAAAGTGTTCTTTTTACTTCAAAAAGGCGACACGGAAATTAGGGATAAAGTAGATGGAGCATTAAAGGAAATCAAAAAAGATGGAACGTTGACTGAACTGAGCACCAAATGGCTTGGAGCAGATTATACAGTAGCCAACTAA
- a CDS encoding riboflavin kinase: MGTANILSDFKTDVFIEGRVVTGRKIGRELGFPTANIDSNVSRLSNGVYGALVILDVRRYLGVMNVGVKPTVDSNLQKTCEIHLLDFQGDIYGENLRCHILFKIREERKFDSLELLTNQIKGDILYAEKRFNFIGYTSVREQVLFNGKPIFKSS; this comes from the coding sequence TTGGGAACAGCCAACATATTATCAGATTTTAAAACGGATGTATTTATTGAAGGAAGAGTCGTTACTGGAAGAAAAATTGGAAGAGAACTGGGGTTTCCTACCGCAAATATTGATTCCAATGTAAGCAGACTGAGTAATGGGGTATATGGTGCATTAGTCATTTTGGATGTCAGAAGATACTTGGGTGTTATGAATGTTGGTGTGAAGCCGACTGTTGACTCTAACTTACAAAAAACATGTGAAATACATTTGCTTGATTTTCAGGGGGATATTTACGGAGAAAACCTAAGATGCCATATTCTTTTTAAAATAAGAGAAGAAAGGAAGTTTGATTCTTTAGAGCTGCTGACAAATCAAATCAAGGGGGACATTTTATATGCAGAGAAACGTTTTAACTTCATTGGATATACTTCAGTACGAGAGCAAGTCCTCTTTAATGGAAAGCCAATATTTAAATCTTCCTGA
- a CDS encoding amino acid ABC transporter permease, translating into MVIDALFIFTAFLEIIKALPLTLTVTIVPLLAGLGIGLIIAVIRMYKIKFIHRIAEFYVSFFRGTPILLHIMVIYLGIPMVYDTMADQYGWAFKSNSIPIAVFVIIAFSLNSGAYMSEIIRSGILAVNKGQIEAAYSIGMSSVQTIRRIIIPQAFAAAIQNLTNIFVGFLHASSIAFIVSLKELNGAANIVASSNLKFLEAYIAAALIYWGLTIIVEQAAAWIERRVLVYEKGV; encoded by the coding sequence GTGGTTATTGATGCTCTTTTTATCTTTACTGCATTCCTTGAAATAATTAAAGCTTTGCCTTTGACACTTACAGTCACGATTGTTCCATTACTGGCAGGGTTGGGAATAGGTCTAATTATTGCTGTAATTCGAATGTATAAGATCAAGTTTATTCATCGCATTGCAGAATTCTATGTTTCTTTTTTCAGAGGTACACCCATCTTGCTTCATATTATGGTCATTTATTTAGGTATTCCAATGGTATATGACACAATGGCAGATCAATATGGATGGGCGTTTAAATCAAACTCTATTCCGATTGCCGTGTTTGTTATAATTGCTTTTTCGTTAAATTCAGGTGCGTATATGTCTGAGATTATTCGCTCAGGCATCCTTGCTGTAAATAAGGGTCAAATAGAGGCGGCTTATTCTATTGGAATGAGCTCTGTCCAGACAATTAGAAGAATCATTATTCCTCAGGCATTCGCAGCAGCTATACAAAATTTAACAAATATCTTCGTTGGTTTTTTGCACGCCTCTTCAATTGCTTTTATTGTCTCATTAAAGGAGCTGAACGGTGCTGCTAATATTGTAGCCTCAAGTAATTTGAAATTTTTAGAAGCATATATTGCCGCTGCGCTTATTTACTGGGGATTAACTATTATAGTGGAGCAAGCGGCAGCTTGGATTGAAAGAAGAGTTCTTGTTTATGAGAAGGGGGTATGA
- a CDS encoding amino acid ABC transporter ATP-binding protein translates to MIKLTNIKKSFHGQEVLKGINLTVKKGEIVVILGPSGSGKTTFLRCINFLEKPSDGEVAIGDYSVDCKRPSKLDILTLRKRTAMVFQQYNLFKHKTVLENVMEGLVIVQKKKPEAARIKALELLEKVGLSDKINAYPSQLSGGQQQRVGIARALALNPEVLLFDEPTSALDPELVGEVLEVIKKIALEGITMIVVTHEMGFAKEVSNHVVFMDQGTVVEEGSPIEIFTNPKEDRTKQFLKRIRPQLIQGIS, encoded by the coding sequence ATGATTAAACTGACAAACATCAAAAAATCATTTCATGGCCAGGAAGTCCTGAAAGGTATAAATCTCACCGTAAAAAAAGGCGAAATCGTCGTTATACTAGGTCCGAGCGGATCCGGGAAAACAACCTTTCTGCGCTGCATAAACTTTCTTGAAAAGCCGAGTGATGGAGAAGTTGCGATTGGTGATTATTCAGTAGATTGCAAGAGGCCAAGCAAACTCGATATTCTTACTTTGAGAAAAAGAACCGCTATGGTTTTTCAGCAATATAATCTCTTTAAACATAAAACAGTGCTTGAGAATGTAATGGAAGGGCTTGTGATTGTTCAAAAGAAAAAACCTGAAGCTGCAAGAATAAAAGCATTAGAATTGCTTGAGAAGGTAGGACTATCTGACAAGATAAATGCGTATCCAAGTCAGTTATCTGGCGGGCAGCAGCAGCGAGTAGGAATCGCCCGTGCACTTGCTTTAAATCCGGAAGTCTTACTTTTTGATGAACCAACTTCTGCGCTTGATCCAGAACTTGTGGGGGAAGTTCTTGAGGTAATTAAAAAAATAGCGCTAGAAGGTATTACTATGATAGTTGTCACACATGAAATGGGATTTGCAAAAGAAGTATCAAATCACGTGGTATTTATGGATCAGGGAACGGTCGTAGAAGAAGGATCCCCAATTGAAATTTTTACAAATCCAAAAGAAGATCGCACAAAACAATTTTTGAAGAGAATCAGACCACAGTTAATACAAGGAATTTCTTGA
- a CDS encoding glutaredoxin family protein: protein MTQQSKIILWSRKGCHYCDEIKEFFGKNEYEYTVVDVEGKDHLRDILELKYGIRHVPVVEIGFNYTFRGVIEKDFTLIESLIAGRDITVR, encoded by the coding sequence ATGACACAGCAAAGCAAGATTATTTTATGGAGCAGAAAAGGATGTCACTATTGCGATGAGATAAAAGAATTTTTCGGAAAAAATGAGTATGAGTACACAGTGGTTGATGTAGAAGGAAAAGACCATCTGAGAGATATTCTTGAACTTAAGTATGGCATTCGCCACGTACCTGTAGTTGAAATTGGTTTTAATTATACTTTCCGGGGCGTAATCGAAAAAGATTTCACTCTAATAGAAAGTCTGATTGCCGGAAGAGATATTACGGTTAGATAA
- a CDS encoding M20/M25/M40 family metallo-hydrolase, producing MKRLSWKAVTIIMTTSVLCLSAFSYSASQDQTNSKSKGENEDTSYNLSPEVKKYYEQITANVQVKQGLDFIKADHEQTVSEQIDITEIPAPPFKEQLRAEDYKKRLEEVGLKDVQMDEEGNVFGIRQGTGEGPVLFVSAHLDTVFPEGTDTKVIEKDGILYAPGISDDGRGLAALLSIVRAFNESGIQTKGDIIFGGTVGEEGLGDLRGVKAFFKEHPEVDGYISLDGTSATGITYKATGSHRYKISYKGPGGHSFGAFGTPSAIHALGRAISDISNVKTVKNPKTTFTVGTVEGGTSVNAIAAEANMLVDMRSNDENELVELENKILRIAKNAAKAENKRWKYKEEKGIKAEIELLGDRPAGTQPDDALNVQAAWASTQAINLSPALNEASSTDANLPISLGIPSLVLGGGGKSGLAHSPDEWFDPTDAYQGPQRAFLTMLGLVGVDGISEPLLPEYKSTTN from the coding sequence ATGAAAAGACTTTCTTGGAAAGCAGTAACAATTATTATGACCACATCAGTTCTGTGTCTCTCTGCCTTTTCTTACAGCGCATCACAAGATCAAACCAATAGTAAAAGTAAAGGGGAAAACGAGGATACCTCGTACAATTTGTCACCGGAAGTGAAAAAATATTATGAGCAAATCACAGCTAATGTTCAAGTTAAACAAGGATTGGATTTCATTAAAGCTGATCATGAACAAACAGTCTCTGAACAAATTGATATCACAGAGATTCCGGCCCCTCCTTTTAAAGAACAACTGCGTGCTGAAGATTACAAGAAGCGTTTAGAAGAGGTAGGACTTAAAGATGTGCAAATGGATGAGGAGGGCAATGTATTTGGTATTCGTCAAGGAACAGGGGAGGGTCCTGTATTGTTTGTTTCAGCACATTTAGATACAGTCTTTCCAGAAGGTACTGACACAAAGGTCATAGAAAAAGACGGGATATTATATGCTCCGGGAATATCAGATGACGGAAGAGGATTAGCAGCACTTCTTTCCATAGTAAGAGCATTCAATGAGTCAGGTATTCAGACGAAAGGGGACATTATCTTTGGAGGAACGGTTGGAGAAGAAGGGTTAGGTGATCTAAGAGGAGTTAAAGCATTTTTTAAAGAACACCCTGAAGTAGACGGGTATATTTCATTAGATGGCACAAGTGCAACAGGGATTACATATAAGGCAACTGGAAGTCATCGTTATAAAATTTCATATAAAGGACCAGGTGGACATAGTTTTGGAGCATTTGGTACACCTAGTGCTATTCATGCTTTAGGACGAGCTATTTCAGACATCTCAAATGTAAAAACAGTAAAGAATCCTAAGACTACATTTACAGTTGGCACTGTAGAAGGTGGAACATCTGTTAACGCAATCGCCGCCGAAGCTAACATGCTTGTTGATATGAGATCAAATGATGAGAATGAATTAGTAGAATTAGAAAACAAAATCTTACGTATTGCAAAAAATGCAGCAAAAGCTGAAAATAAACGCTGGAAGTATAAAGAGGAAAAAGGTATAAAAGCTGAAATTGAATTACTTGGTGATCGTCCTGCAGGAACTCAGCCAGATGATGCATTAAATGTTCAAGCTGCTTGGGCATCTACTCAGGCAATTAATTTATCTCCTGCCTTAAATGAAGCCAGTAGCACGGATGCAAATCTCCCAATTAGCCTAGGTATTCCCTCATTAGTGTTAGGAGGAGGGGGTAAAAGTGGATTAGCTCATTCCCCTGATGAATGGTTTGATCCAACTGATGCTTATCAAGGACCACAAAGAGCATTTTTAACTATGCTTGGTCTTGTGGGGGTAGATGGTATCTCGGAACCTCTACTGCCAGAGTACAAAAGCACAACTAACTAA
- a CDS encoding LLM class flavin-dependent oxidoreductase yields MTIKQLKLGALLHGAGGNMSSWRHPNATADASVNFQFYKEMAVKAEDAKFDLIFIADGLFINEKSLPHFLNRFEPITILSSLASVTSRIGLVGTLSTSYSEPYTVARQFASLDKISDGRAGWNAVTSPLEGSALNYSKKVHPTHADRYKIAGEYLEVIRGLWDSWEDDAFIRDKESGVFFNPDKLHRINYEGEYFSIAGPLNIDRSKQGHPVVFQAGSSEAGINLAAKEADAVFTGHESIEQAKEFYQKVKQKAVEHGRAADDILIFPGISPIIGRTEEEAEKKYREIASLVTIENAIDYLGRFFDHYDFSKFPLDDPFPELGDIGKNSFQSTTDRIKKMAKEENLTLREVALRVTTPKSQFTGTPIKIANLIQRWFEEGAADGFMIGSAVMPDGLDDFANEVVPILQNRGLFRNEYEKDTLRGNLGLKKPENRYTTSINQAEQLNTGVK; encoded by the coding sequence ATGACGATAAAACAATTAAAACTAGGCGCCCTATTACACGGTGCAGGAGGCAACATGTCTTCTTGGAGGCACCCAAATGCAACTGCAGATGCCAGTGTGAATTTCCAGTTTTATAAAGAAATGGCGGTAAAAGCAGAAGATGCAAAGTTTGATCTAATATTTATTGCAGATGGACTGTTTATAAATGAAAAATCTCTGCCTCACTTTTTGAATCGTTTTGAACCAATCACCATTCTTTCAAGTCTTGCTTCTGTTACTTCGCGTATAGGTTTAGTAGGAACACTTTCCACTTCATACAGCGAACCATATACCGTAGCCAGACAATTCGCATCTCTGGATAAAATAAGCGACGGCCGTGCAGGATGGAATGCTGTTACATCACCGCTTGAAGGCTCAGCCTTAAATTACAGCAAAAAAGTACATCCAACTCATGCTGATCGCTATAAAATTGCAGGAGAATACCTGGAAGTAATAAGAGGATTATGGGATTCCTGGGAAGACGATGCTTTTATAAGAGATAAAGAATCCGGTGTATTTTTTAATCCTGATAAATTGCACCGCATCAATTATGAGGGTGAATATTTCTCTATTGCAGGACCGCTGAATATAGACCGGTCCAAGCAAGGGCATCCAGTCGTTTTTCAAGCAGGCTCGTCGGAAGCTGGCATTAACTTAGCCGCTAAAGAGGCAGATGCTGTGTTTACTGGACATGAATCAATTGAACAGGCAAAAGAATTCTATCAAAAAGTAAAACAAAAAGCAGTGGAACATGGGAGAGCTGCTGATGACATACTAATCTTCCCTGGAATTAGTCCAATCATTGGAAGGACGGAAGAGGAAGCGGAGAAGAAATACCGGGAGATTGCAAGTTTAGTAACCATTGAAAATGCGATTGATTATTTAGGAAGATTTTTTGATCATTACGATTTTTCAAAGTTTCCTTTGGATGATCCGTTTCCGGAGTTAGGCGATATCGGTAAAAACAGCTTTCAGAGTACGACAGACCGGATTAAAAAAATGGCTAAAGAAGAAAATCTGACACTCCGTGAGGTTGCATTGAGAGTGACAACACCCAAGAGTCAGTTTACGGGTACACCTATAAAAATTGCAAACCTGATTCAAAGGTGGTTTGAAGAAGGAGCTGCAGATGGTTTTATGATTGGAAGTGCTGTCATGCCTGACGGTTTAGATGATTTTGCAAACGAAGTTGTCCCTATTTTGCAGAATAGAGGCCTCTTCCGAAATGAATATGAGAAAGACACCCTCCGGGGAAATTTGGGCCTTAAAAAACCTGAAAACAGATATACGACATCCATAAATCAAGCAGAGCAATTGAATACAGGGGTGAAATGA
- a CDS encoding MetQ/NlpA family ABC transporter substrate-binding protein yields MKKLSITLLAGIIFIILSGCNINSNASENNKIVVGSSGSDAQVWNFISKSKAAKEAGIEIEVKEFNDGLQINEATNDGILDVNAFQSLSYFQDYVKSKNADLAAIATTYLEPMGIYSKRLKSLEEIPENAGIAIPNDPANTARALRVLRNAGVITLKDDFDSFGTIQDIVENPKNIKFVPVDGSSTARSLPDVDASLIGNSIALDAGLNSIKDSIYHEEVNQDTQANINILVTQKENEKNENFKKLSSIYHSKEVQEFIKKEFGGTKIPVKKPVEEIINN; encoded by the coding sequence ATGAAAAAATTATCGATTACACTTCTAGCCGGAATCATATTCATTATTTTATCAGGATGCAACATAAACTCAAATGCATCTGAAAACAACAAAATTGTCGTAGGTTCATCTGGATCAGATGCTCAAGTATGGAACTTTATTTCAAAATCAAAAGCAGCCAAAGAAGCCGGAATTGAGATTGAAGTAAAAGAATTTAATGACGGCCTGCAAATTAATGAGGCTACAAATGACGGAATCCTTGATGTAAATGCTTTTCAATCACTATCATATTTTCAAGATTATGTGAAAAGTAAAAATGCAGATTTAGCCGCAATAGCAACAACTTATTTAGAACCAATGGGTATTTATTCTAAACGCTTGAAGTCACTTGAAGAAATTCCGGAAAATGCTGGAATAGCCATTCCTAATGATCCGGCAAATACAGCTCGAGCTCTACGCGTATTGCGAAATGCAGGTGTCATTACGTTAAAGGATGATTTTGATTCATTTGGAACGATTCAAGATATTGTAGAAAACCCGAAAAATATTAAATTTGTTCCAGTAGACGGATCATCTACAGCGCGGTCTCTTCCCGATGTAGATGCCTCCTTAATTGGAAACAGCATTGCTCTTGATGCTGGATTGAATTCTATTAAAGATTCTATTTACCATGAAGAGGTCAATCAAGATACACAGGCAAATATTAATATTCTTGTTACTCAAAAAGAAAACGAAAAAAATGAAAATTTTAAAAAATTAAGCAGTATATATCATTCGAAAGAAGTTCAGGAATTCATAAAGAAGGAATTTGGCGGAACCAAAATCCCAGTAAAAAAACCGGTTGAAGAAATCATAAATAATTAA